In the genome of Falsirhodobacter halotolerans, one region contains:
- a CDS encoding endonuclease/exonuclease/phosphatase family protein has protein sequence MPCAALADTVRIATYNAGLSRKGPGLLLQDIWTRDAQVLAAAAMVGATDADVILLTDVDWDLNLTALAAFNDLLDAPYPHVFARLPNSGMATGLDLNLDGQRGGPDDAQGFGFFSGDGGMAVLSRYPIGAVRDFSDVLWADLPDALLFDGMTEDARAVQRLSSTAHWEVEVILPSGPLRLLAFHATPPVFDGPEDRNGRRNHDEIVFWADLIEGRLPFPPPDGPFVILGDANADPVRGDGLRAGIDRLLTHPALQDPEALTDRPTAEYDSAGPLRVDYILPQAGLTVTGAGLIDGPLAREASSHWPIWVEIDRP, from the coding sequence ATGCCGTGCGCCGCGCTGGCCGACACGGTGCGCATCGCCACCTACAATGCGGGCCTGTCGCGCAAGGGGCCGGGGCTTTTGCTGCAGGACATCTGGACGCGCGACGCGCAGGTGCTGGCCGCCGCCGCGATGGTCGGGGCGACGGACGCCGACGTGATCCTGCTGACCGATGTGGATTGGGATCTGAACCTGACCGCGCTGGCTGCGTTCAACGATCTCTTGGACGCCCCCTATCCCCATGTCTTTGCGCGCCTGCCCAACAGCGGCATGGCGACGGGGCTGGACCTGAACCTTGACGGGCAGCGGGGCGGGCCGGATGACGCGCAGGGGTTCGGCTTCTTTTCCGGCGATGGGGGCATGGCGGTTCTGTCGCGCTATCCCATCGGCGCGGTGCGGGATTTTTCGGACGTCCTGTGGGCCGATCTGCCGGATGCCCTGCTGTTCGACGGCATGACCGAGGACGCGCGGGCGGTCCAGCGCCTGTCCTCCACCGCCCATTGGGAGGTGGAGGTGATCCTGCCCTCCGGCCCGCTGCGCCTTCTGGCCTTTCACGCAACGCCCCCGGTCTTCGATGGGCCGGAGGATCGCAACGGCCGCCGCAACCATGACGAGATCGTCTTCTGGGCCGATCTGATCGAGGGGCGTCTGCCCTTTCCTCCGCCCGATGGCCCGTTCGTCATTCTGGGCGATGCCAATGCCGATCCGGTGCGGGGCGATGGCCTGCGGGCCGGGATCGACCGGCTGCTGACCCATCCCGCCCTTCAGGATCCCGAGGCGCTGACCGATCGCCCCACCGCCGAATATGACAGCGCGGGGCCGCTGCGCGTGGATTACATCCTGCCGCAAGCGGGCTTGACCGTGACGGGGGCCGGATTGATCGACGGCCCCCTTGCGCGGGAGGCGTCGTCGCATTGGCCGATCTGGGTGGAGATCGACCGGCCCTAA
- the leuD gene encoding 3-isopropylmalate dehydratase small subunit: MDKFTQLTGVAAPMPLVNIDTDMIIPKQFLKTIQRSGLGKNVFDELRYEADGSEKPDFVLNQPAYRQAEILVAGDNFGCGSSREHAPWALLDFGIRCVISTSFADIFYNNCFKNGILPITFPQEVVDELMDDARRGANARMTVDLEREVVTTSDGKEFAFSIDPFRRHCLLNGLDDIGLTLEKTPAIQGFEARMASSRPWV; the protein is encoded by the coding sequence ATGGACAAGTTCACCCAACTGACGGGCGTGGCCGCGCCGATGCCGCTGGTCAACATCGACACGGACATGATCATCCCCAAGCAGTTCCTGAAGACGATCCAGCGTTCCGGCCTTGGCAAGAACGTCTTCGACGAATTGCGCTACGAGGCGGACGGGTCGGAGAAGCCGGACTTCGTCCTGAACCAGCCCGCCTATCGTCAGGCGGAGATTCTGGTGGCGGGCGACAATTTCGGCTGCGGATCGTCGCGCGAACATGCGCCTTGGGCGCTTCTGGATTTCGGCATCCGCTGCGTGATCTCCACCAGCTTTGCCGACATCTTCTATAACAACTGCTTCAAGAACGGCATCCTGCCCATCACCTTCCCGCAAGAGGTGGTGGACGAGCTGATGGACGACGCGCGCCGCGGCGCCAACGCCCGCATGACCGTCGATCTGGAGCGGGAGGTGGTGACGACCTCGGACGGGAAGGAGTTCGCCTTTTCCATCGATCCGTTCCGCCGCCACTGCCTGTTGAACGGGCTGGACGATATCGGCCTGACGCTGGAGAAGACCCCTGCGATTCAGGGGTTCGAGGCCAGGATGGCTTCGTCCCGGCCCTGGGTCTGA
- the leuC gene encoding 3-isopropylmalate dehydratase large subunit encodes MTAQARTLYDKIWDDHVVQQDADGTCLLYIDRHLVHEVTSPQAFEGLRMAGRRVHAPDKTIAVPDHNVPTTEGRETHIENEEGRIQVAALDTNARASGVHYYPIDDIRQGIVHIVGPEQGWTLPGMTVVCGDSHTATHGAFGALAHGIGTSEVEHVLATQTLIQKKSKNMKVEITGSLPPGVTAKDITLTVIGRTGTAGGNGHVIEYCGQAIRELSMEGRMTVCNMAIEGGARAGLVAPDETTFAYCKGRPNAPKGEQWDAAVAYWKTLFSDEGAHYDKVITIRAEDIAPVVTWGTSPEDVLPITGVVPDPASFSGGKIAAAQRSLDYMGLQAGQKLDRIEINTVFIGSCTNGRIEDLRAAAEVLKGRKVKDGIRAMVVPGSGLVRAQAEAEGIAQVFTDAGFEWRLAGCSMCLGMNDDQLNPGDRCAATSNRNFEGRQGRGGRTHLMSPAMAAAAAITGRLTDVRDVMAEGV; translated from the coding sequence ATGACCGCTCAAGCACGCACGCTTTACGACAAGATCTGGGACGACCACGTCGTCCAGCAGGATGCCGACGGCACCTGCCTTCTCTATATCGACCGCCATCTGGTGCATGAGGTAACCAGCCCGCAGGCCTTCGAGGGGCTGCGCATGGCGGGCCGCCGCGTTCACGCGCCCGACAAGACCATCGCCGTGCCGGACCACAACGTCCCCACGACCGAGGGCCGCGAGACGCATATCGAAAACGAGGAGGGACGGATTCAGGTCGCGGCCCTGGATACCAACGCCCGCGCCTCGGGGGTGCACTACTATCCCATCGACGACATCCGGCAGGGCATCGTGCATATCGTCGGGCCGGAGCAGGGCTGGACCCTGCCCGGCATGACCGTGGTCTGCGGCGACAGCCACACCGCGACGCATGGCGCCTTCGGCGCACTGGCCCACGGCATCGGCACGTCCGAGGTCGAACACGTTCTGGCGACGCAGACGCTGATCCAGAAGAAGTCGAAGAACATGAAGGTGGAGATCACCGGATCCCTCCCCCCCGGCGTGACGGCCAAGGACATCACCCTGACGGTGATCGGCCGGACCGGCACGGCGGGCGGCAACGGCCATGTCATCGAATATTGCGGTCAGGCGATTCGAGAATTGTCGATGGAAGGCCGGATGACCGTCTGCAACATGGCGATCGAAGGGGGGGCGCGCGCCGGTCTGGTCGCGCCGGACGAGACGACCTTCGCCTATTGCAAAGGCCGCCCCAACGCGCCCAAGGGCGAACAGTGGGACGCGGCGGTCGCCTATTGGAAGACGCTGTTCTCCGATGAGGGGGCGCATTACGACAAGGTCATCACGATCCGCGCCGAGGATATCGCCCCCGTGGTGACATGGGGCACCAGCCCCGAGGATGTGCTGCCGATCACCGGCGTCGTGCCGGACCCCGCCAGCTTCTCCGGCGGCAAGATCGCGGCGGCGCAACGGTCGCTCGACTATATGGGCCTTCAGGCGGGCCAGAAGCTGGACCGGATCGAGATCAACACCGTCTTCATCGGGTCCTGCACCAACGGCCGGATCGAGGATTTGCGCGCGGCGGCCGAGGTGCTGAAGGGCCGCAAGGTCAAGGACGGCATCCGCGCGATGGTCGTGCCCGGATCGGGCCTTGTCCGGGCGCAGGCCGAAGCGGAGGGGATCGCGCAGGTCTTCACCGATGCGGGCTTCGAATGGCGTCTGGCGGGGTGCTCCATGTGCCTTGGCATGAATGACGACCAGCTGAACCCCGGCGATCGGTGCGCCGCCACATCGAACCGCAATTTCGAAGGGCGGCAGGGGCGCGGCGGGCGCACCCACCTCATGTCCCCCGCCATGGCGGCGGCGGCGGCGATCACGGGCCGCCTGACCGATGTGCGCGATGTGATGGCGGAGGGCGTGTGA
- the rsfS gene encoding ribosome silencing factor: protein MNAEPLNDAKSEAILARVLESLEDDKAEDIVQIPLRGRSSMADYMVICSGRSSRQVASISEKLMQCIKDDFGRVSKVEGKETGDWVLIDTGDVIVHVFRPEVREFYQLEKMWLASDFGHDQDQQPSTP, encoded by the coding sequence ATGAACGCGGAACCTCTCAACGACGCCAAGAGCGAGGCGATTCTGGCCCGCGTTCTCGAATCCCTCGAAGACGACAAGGCCGAGGATATCGTGCAGATCCCCCTGCGCGGCCGTTCCTCCATGGCCGATTACATGGTCATCTGTTCGGGCCGGTCGTCGCGTCAGGTGGCCTCCATCTCCGAAAAGCTGATGCAGTGCATCAAGGACGATTTCGGTCGCGTGTCCAAGGTCGAGGGCAAGGAGACCGGCGACTGGGTTCTGATCGACACGGGCGATGTCATCGTCCACGTCTTCCGCCCCGAAGTGCGCGAGTTCTATCAGCTTGAGAAGATGTGGCTCGCCTCCGATTTCGGGCACGATCAGGATCAGCAGCCCTCCACGCCGTGA
- the rlmH gene encoding 23S rRNA (pseudouridine(1915)-N(3))-methyltransferase RlmH, translated as MTRVHLCAVGRLRSGPERDLFDDYVTRFDRTGRALGLGPLTLHEVEDKKNAGMEAEAELLTRALPQGAFVCVMDERGRTLTSPDFADHLARWRDAGRQDVAFVIGGADGLAPAFRARADFALSFGAMVWPHMLVRVMLAEQLYRATSILAGAPYHRA; from the coding sequence GTGACGCGGGTCCATCTGTGCGCGGTGGGTCGGCTCCGCTCCGGCCCCGAGCGTGACCTGTTCGACGATTACGTCACGCGGTTCGACCGCACGGGGCGGGCGCTCGGCCTAGGTCCCCTTACGCTGCACGAGGTCGAGGACAAGAAGAACGCCGGCATGGAGGCGGAGGCCGAGCTTCTGACCCGCGCCCTGCCGCAGGGGGCCTTCGTCTGTGTGATGGATGAACGGGGCCGCACCCTGACCAGCCCCGATTTCGCCGACCATCTGGCCCGCTGGCGCGATGCGGGGCGTCAGGATGTGGCCTTCGTCATCGGCGGGGCGGACGGTCTGGCCCCGGCCTTTCGCGCGCGGGCGGATTTCGCGCTGTCCTTCGGCGCGATGGTCTGGCCGCACATGCTGGTCCGGGTCATGCTGGCCGAACAGCTCTATCGGGCGACCTCGATTCTGGCGGGCGCGCCCTATCACCGCGCCTGA
- a CDS encoding GNAT family N-acetyltransferase produces the protein MIGWAGPEDAEALIALYRHLVAEAAEADAATTRANLAALAQIPGSGVLVKRAGDRIVASVTLAVIPNLTRGGRPFGVIENVVTHADHRRQGHGAAVLRAAIDAAWAARCYKILLATGSTEVAAHRFYESMGFDRGKTAYRLRAPDHP, from the coding sequence GTGATCGGCTGGGCCGGGCCGGAGGATGCGGAGGCGCTGATCGCGCTTTACCGCCATCTGGTGGCTGAGGCGGCGGAGGCGGATGCGGCCACCACCCGCGCCAACCTTGCGGCCCTTGCGCAGATACCGGGCAGCGGCGTTCTGGTGAAACGGGCGGGGGATCGGATCGTGGCCTCGGTCACGCTGGCGGTGATCCCGAACCTGACGCGGGGCGGGCGGCCCTTCGGCGTGATCGAGAATGTGGTGACCCATGCCGACCACCGGCGGCAGGGGCACGGGGCGGCGGTGCTGCGCGCGGCCATCGACGCGGCATGGGCGGCGCGCTGTTACAAGATCCTGCTGGCCACCGGATCGACCGAGGTCGCGGCGCATCGGTTCTACGAAAGCATGGGGTTCGATCGCGGCAAGACGGCCTATCGCCTGCGCGCGCCGGATCATCCGTGA
- a CDS encoding alpha-glucosidase: protein MQDWWRGSVTYQIYPRSFQDDNGDGIGDLPGITRRLPHVASLGVDAIWLSPFYPSPMLDMGYDVSDYYDVHPEFGTLADFDDLVRVAHDLGLKVIVDLVIAHCSHLHPIFAESRRDRTNPKADWFVWADPQPDGGPPNNWLAIFGGTAWTWDAGRRQYYLHNFLAEQPAFNFHNPQVQEYFLDVFRFWLDRGVDGFRLDTVNYYFQDRALRSNPALDMERPPINPYDMQDQIFSKSRPENLPWLERMRAVTDAYDARMMVGEVGDALRGIEIMGEYTTGTKRLHMAYSFDMLGDHYEAGFFRQAIEGFFRDAPDGWPCWAFSNHDVPRHAGRWSSHGQTEDVAKQSAALLCSFEGSLCLYQGEELGQTDTELQYSELTDPKGLRFWPDEKGRDGCRTPMAWDDSAEGGFTTGTPWLPVKPPQAARNVAAQEEGDTVLNTYRAVLAFRSAHPVLRTGHTAFHDLPEPILAFTRWHEDVAERVLCVFNLGANPVAVAITGGEELIGPHRNADLSDGTLRLGPNGYAWLPVGDAVTVVRA, encoded by the coding sequence ATGCAGGATTGGTGGCGCGGCTCGGTAACCTATCAGATCTATCCCCGGTCGTTTCAGGACGACAACGGAGACGGCATCGGCGATCTGCCGGGAATCACGCGGCGTCTGCCGCATGTGGCCTCGCTTGGGGTGGATGCGATCTGGCTGTCGCCCTTCTATCCCTCGCCCATGTTGGACATGGGCTATGACGTCTCGGACTATTACGACGTGCATCCCGAGTTCGGCACGCTGGCCGATTTCGACGATCTGGTGCGGGTGGCGCACGATCTGGGGCTGAAGGTCATCGTCGATCTGGTCATCGCCCATTGCTCGCATCTGCATCCGATCTTCGCCGAAAGCCGGCGCGACCGCACGAATCCCAAGGCCGACTGGTTCGTCTGGGCCGATCCGCAGCCCGATGGCGGGCCGCCCAACAACTGGCTGGCGATTTTCGGCGGCACCGCATGGACGTGGGATGCGGGGCGGCGGCAGTATTACCTGCACAACTTTCTGGCCGAACAGCCCGCGTTCAATTTCCACAACCCGCAGGTGCAGGAGTATTTTCTGGACGTGTTCCGCTTCTGGCTGGATCGCGGCGTGGACGGGTTCCGGCTGGATACGGTGAACTACTATTTCCAGGACCGCGCGTTGCGGTCGAACCCGGCGCTGGACATGGAGCGCCCGCCGATCAACCCCTATGACATGCAGGATCAGATCTTCTCCAAATCCCGCCCCGAAAACCTGCCTTGGCTGGAGAGGATGCGCGCGGTCACGGACGCCTATGACGCGCGCATGATGGTGGGCGAGGTGGGTGACGCCCTGCGCGGGATCGAGATCATGGGGGAATACACCACGGGCACCAAGCGGCTGCACATGGCCTATTCCTTCGACATGCTGGGCGATCATTACGAGGCGGGGTTCTTTCGTCAGGCGATCGAAGGGTTCTTTCGCGATGCGCCGGACGGCTGGCCGTGCTGGGCGTTTTCCAACCACGACGTGCCGCGCCATGCGGGGCGGTGGTCTTCGCATGGCCAGACCGAGGATGTGGCCAAGCAGTCCGCCGCCCTTTTGTGCAGTTTCGAAGGGTCGCTCTGCCTGTATCAAGGGGAGGAGCTGGGCCAGACCGACACCGAATTGCAATACAGCGAGCTGACCGATCCCAAGGGCCTGCGCTTCTGGCCGGATGAGAAGGGGCGCGACGGATGCCGCACGCCCATGGCATGGGACGACAGCGCTGAGGGCGGCTTCACCACCGGCACGCCGTGGCTGCCGGTGAAGCCGCCGCAGGCCGCCCGCAACGTGGCCGCGCAAGAGGAAGGGGATACGGTCCTGAACACCTATCGCGCGGTGCTGGCCTTCCGGTCCGCGCATCCCGTCCTGCGCACCGGTCACACCGCGTTCCACGACCTACCGGAGCCGATCCTTGCCTTCACCCGCTGGCACGAGGATGTGGCGGAGCGTGTGCTTTGTGTCTTCAACCTCGGCGCCAATCCCGTGGCCGTGGCGATCACGGGGGGCGAGGAGTTGATCGGCCCGCACCGCAACGCCGACCTGTCGGACGGCACCTTGCGGCTGGGGCCGAACGGGTATGCCTGGCTGCCGGTGGGGGATGCGGTGACGGTGGTGCGGGCGTGA
- a CDS encoding MFS transporter yields the protein MTRAPVFTPVLIAGCVILMLSFAIRASFGVFQIPVADTFGWARAEFSLAIAIQNLAWGIGQPIFGALAERFGDRKAIIAGAVTYAAGLVLSATATTPFQMQAWEVLVGFGIAGTGFGVILAVVGRASSPQNRSMALGIATAAGSAGQIIGAPMAELLLGRMDWPMVFVVFAGVVLVSLLALPFMRAPALASRTELEESMGQVLSRAFRDPTFAMIFLGFFSCGYQLAFITAHFPAFIAEFCGPLHPGGLLTGVGIATTSALGAVSIAVIGVFNIMGTITAGWLGAHYPRKYLLFGIYVARTIVGAWFILTPMTPPTVLLFSALMGTLWLATVPLTSGLVAHIYGLRYMGTLYGIVFFSHQLGGFLGVWLGGALYDLYGNYTLVWWIGVGVGAFSALIHLPIRERRDVALA from the coding sequence ATGACACGCGCCCCCGTCTTCACCCCCGTCCTGATCGCGGGCTGCGTGATCCTGATGCTGTCCTTTGCGATCCGCGCCAGTTTCGGCGTGTTCCAGATCCCGGTGGCCGACACTTTCGGCTGGGCGCGGGCAGAGTTTTCGCTGGCCATCGCCATCCAGAACCTCGCCTGGGGCATCGGCCAGCCGATCTTCGGCGCGCTGGCCGAACGGTTCGGCGACCGCAAGGCGATCATCGCCGGGGCCGTCACCTATGCCGCGGGCCTGGTGCTGAGCGCGACGGCCACCACGCCCTTCCAGATGCAGGCGTGGGAGGTGCTGGTGGGCTTCGGCATTGCGGGCACGGGCTTTGGCGTCATTCTGGCCGTGGTCGGGCGGGCCAGTTCGCCGCAGAACCGTTCCATGGCCTTGGGCATCGCCACGGCGGCGGGATCGGCGGGGCAGATCATCGGCGCGCCCATGGCCGAACTGCTGCTGGGCCGCATGGACTGGCCGATGGTGTTCGTGGTGTTCGCGGGGGTGGTGCTGGTCTCGCTTCTGGCGCTGCCCTTCATGCGCGCGCCCGCGCTCGCCTCACGCACCGAGCTGGAGGAGAGCATGGGGCAGGTCCTGTCCCGCGCCTTTCGCGATCCGACCTTTGCGATGATCTTCCTCGGCTTCTTTTCCTGCGGCTATCAGCTGGCCTTCATCACCGCGCATTTCCCGGCCTTCATCGCCGAATTCTGCGGCCCGCTGCATCCGGGCGGGCTGCTGACGGGGGTGGGCATCGCCACGACATCGGCCCTGGGGGCGGTGTCGATCGCGGTGATCGGCGTCTTCAACATCATGGGCACGATCACCGCCGGATGGCTGGGCGCGCATTATCCGCGCAAATATCTGCTCTTCGGCATCTATGTCGCGCGGACGATCGTGGGGGCGTGGTTCATCCTGACGCCGATGACGCCGCCGACGGTCCTGTTGTTCTCGGCACTGATGGGCACCTTGTGGCTGGCGACCGTGCCGCTGACCAGCGGGCTGGTCGCGCATATCTATGGCCTGCGGTATATGGGCACGCTTTATGGCATCGTCTTTTTCTCGCATCAGTTGGGCGGGTTCCTGGGGGTCTGGCTGGGCGGCGCGCTCTATGATCTATATGGGAATTACACGCTGGTCTGGTGGATCGGGGTGGGGGTGGGCGCGTTTTCCGCGCTGATCCACCTGCCCATTCGGGAACGGCGGGACGTGGCATTGGCGTAA
- a CDS encoding GlsB/YeaQ/YmgE family stress response membrane protein, with translation MEDLLQGLGWAAIILTALIGALAGWIAALIAGGHRGRYVAIGVASAVAVPVVLGLIGLSLLAVGGLLAVAAVALVGAGVVLVIAKLIFD, from the coding sequence ATGGAAGATCTTCTGCAGGGGCTGGGTTGGGCGGCCATCATCCTGACGGCGTTGATCGGGGCGCTGGCGGGCTGGATCGCGGCGCTGATCGCGGGGGGGCATCGCGGGCGCTATGTCGCGATCGGCGTCGCCTCGGCCGTGGCAGTGCCGGTGGTGCTGGGTCTGATCGGCCTTAGCCTTCTGGCGGTCGGCGGGCTTCTGGCCGTCGCGGCGGTGGCGCTGGTGGGCGCGGGCGTGGTTCTGGTGATCGCCAAGCTGATCTTCGACTGA
- a CDS encoding glycosyltransferase family 4 protein, producing MVPDVVAPNLKRRLSGVTATIARLVPVQARDISIAATGPGLPAGVPHVPLIRAMTAPRDRWRVWHARRNTEMLTGLFLRHVLRRKYRLLFTSASQRRHSGYTKWLIGRMDGIVATSEKGAAYLDRGADVILHGIDTEVFTPPQDRPALRTRLGLPQGRLVGCYGRIRPSKGTDNFVAAMIDLLPRHPDVTALVMGRAVDKDRAFLDDLKARIAAAGLTDRILLRPEVTVDRMPDWYAALDLYVAPQRWEGFGLTPLEAMACGVPVVATRVGAFEELLGDTGRLVAPDDVPALREAIAALLDTPPSDAPRARVEGGFRIEDEARALNAVYRRMLA from the coding sequence ATGGTGCCCGACGTCGTCGCCCCGAACCTCAAACGCCGCTTGTCGGGCGTGACGGCCACCATCGCGCGGCTGGTTCCGGTGCAGGCGCGCGACATCTCCATCGCGGCCACGGGGCCGGGCCTGCCTGCGGGCGTGCCGCATGTGCCCCTGATCCGGGCGATGACCGCGCCCCGCGACCGCTGGCGGGTCTGGCACGCGCGGCGCAACACCGAGATGCTGACAGGCCTTTTTCTGCGCCATGTCCTGCGGCGGAAATATCGGCTGCTGTTCACCTCCGCCTCGCAGCGCCGCCACAGCGGATATACCAAATGGCTGATCGGGCGGATGGACGGGATCGTGGCCACCTCGGAAAAGGGGGCCGCCTATCTGGACCGGGGCGCGGATGTGATCCTGCACGGGATCGACACGGAGGTGTTCACCCCGCCGCAGGACCGCCCCGCCTTGCGGACGCGTCTGGGACTGCCGCAGGGGCGGCTGGTCGGGTGCTATGGCCGCATCCGACCGTCCAAGGGGACGGACAATTTCGTGGCGGCGATGATCGACCTGCTGCCCCGGCACCCCGATGTGACGGCGCTTGTGATGGGGCGGGCGGTGGACAAGGACCGCGCCTTTCTGGATGACCTGAAGGCCCGCATCGCCGCCGCCGGGCTGACCGACCGCATCCTGCTGCGGCCCGAGGTGACGGTGGACCGGATGCCCGACTGGTATGCCGCGCTGGATCTCTATGTCGCGCCGCAGCGGTGGGAGGGGTTCGGCCTGACCCCGCTGGAGGCGATGGCCTGCGGGGTGCCGGTCGTTGCCACACGCGTCGGCGCGTTCGAGGAGTTGCTGGGCGATACGGGCCGTCTGGTCGCGCCCGACGACGTGCCCGCCCTTCGCGAAGCGATCGCCGCCCTGCTGGACACCCCGCCCTCCGACGCCCCGCGCGCGAGGGTGGAGGGCGGCTTTCGGATCGAGGATGAGGCCCGCGCCCTCAACGCCGTCTATCGCCGGATGCTGGCGTGA
- a CDS encoding glycosyltransferase family 29 protein — protein MNRIGFWIARALREDARLAPLSVPQAEVLAAWRGARIALVGNARALAGTRRGTEIDAADHVIRINRAPMPDVASHGTRTDALALATRLAPARLADLSPARVMWMSPKRKRLTWAVATTPGFYLHPRADYDALKARLGAPPTTGAMMIDLLARSGAARVDLFGFDFFASLSLSGRRQAADVPHDFGAEATWVHTLIAQDSRFILHPNG, from the coding sequence GTGAACCGGATCGGGTTCTGGATCGCGCGGGCCTTGCGCGAGGATGCCCGGCTCGCCCCCCTGTCGGTGCCGCAGGCCGAGGTTCTGGCCGCCTGGCGGGGCGCGCGCATCGCGCTGGTCGGCAACGCCCGCGCGCTGGCGGGCACCCGGCGCGGCACGGAGATCGACGCGGCGGATCACGTCATCCGCATCAACCGCGCCCCCATGCCCGACGTCGCCTCCCACGGCACGCGCACCGACGCGCTGGCGCTGGCGACCCGCCTTGCCCCCGCCCGCCTGGCCGACCTGTCGCCCGCCCGCGTGATGTGGATGTCGCCCAAGCGCAAACGCCTGACATGGGCGGTGGCCACGACCCCCGGCTTCTATCTGCATCCGCGCGCCGATTACGACGCGTTGAAGGCCCGGCTGGGCGCCCCGCCCACCACGGGGGCGATGATGATCGACCTTCTGGCCCGATCGGGCGCGGCGCGCGTGGATCTGTTCGGCTTCGACTTTTTCGCCTCGCTGTCGCTTTCGGGGCGGCGGCAGGCGGCGGACGTGCCGCACGACTTCGGGGCGGAGGCGACTTGGGTCCACACCCTCATCGCGCAAGATTCGCGATTTATCCTGCATCCGAACGGATAA
- a CDS encoding aspartate-semialdehyde dehydrogenase encodes MGYRVVVAGATGNVGREMLNILAEREFPIDEIVALASRKSIGTEVSFGEKTLKTKDLDTFDFTGWDMALFAVGSDATKTYAPKAAAAGCVVIDNSSLYRYDPAVPLVVPEVNAEAVDGYTRKMIIANPNCSTAQMVVALKPLHDRAKIKRVVVSTYQSVSGAGKEGIDELWNQTKGLYVPGQEVAPSKFTKQIAFNVIPHIDVFLDDGSTKEEWKMVAETKKILDTSIKVTATCVRVPVFVGHSESINIETEDFLDEDEARDILREAPGILVVDKREAGGYVTPIECVGEYATYISRIRQDSTIDNGLNLWCVSDNLRKGAALNAVQIAEVLGKRCLKKG; translated from the coding sequence ATGGGCTACAGGGTCGTCGTCGCGGGTGCCACGGGAAATGTGGGCCGCGAAATGCTGAACATCCTCGCCGAGCGCGAGTTTCCGATTGACGAGATCGTGGCGCTGGCGTCGCGCAAGTCGATCGGCACCGAGGTCAGCTTCGGCGAGAAGACACTGAAGACCAAGGACCTCGATACCTTCGATTTCACCGGCTGGGACATGGCGCTGTTCGCCGTCGGGTCGGACGCCACCAAGACCTATGCCCCCAAGGCGGCGGCGGCGGGCTGCGTGGTCATCGACAACTCCTCTCTCTATCGCTACGACCCCGCCGTTCCGCTGGTCGTGCCGGAGGTGAATGCCGAGGCCGTGGACGGCTATACCCGGAAGATGATCATCGCCAACCCCAACTGCTCCACCGCGCAGATGGTCGTGGCGCTGAAGCCCCTGCACGACCGCGCAAAGATCAAGCGCGTTGTCGTCTCCACCTATCAGTCCGTGTCGGGCGCGGGGAAAGAGGGCATCGACGAGCTGTGGAACCAGACCAAGGGCCTTTACGTCCCCGGTCAGGAGGTCGCGCCGTCGAAATTCACCAAGCAGATCGCCTTCAACGTGATCCCGCATATCGACGTCTTCCTGGATGACGGGTCCACCAAGGAAGAATGGAAGATGGTGGCCGAGACGAAGAAGATCCTCGACACCTCCATCAAGGTCACGGCCACCTGCGTGCGGGTGCCGGTCTTTGTCGGCCATTCGGAATCGATCAACATCGAAACCGAGGATTTCTTGGACGAGGACGAGGCCCGCGACATCCTGCGCGAAGCCCCGGGCATCCTGGTCGTGGACAAGCGCGAGGCCGGCGGCTACGTCACGCCCATCGAATGCGTGGGCGAATACGCGACCTATATCAGCCGCATCCGTCAGGACAGCACCATCGACAACGGCCTGAACCTGTGGTGCGTGTCGGACAACCTGCGCAAGGGCGCCGCGCTGAACGCGGTGCAGATCGCCGAAGTGCTGGGCAAGCGCTGTCTGAAGAAAGGGTGA
- a CDS encoding DUF1284 domain-containing protein yields the protein MTLRLRAHHLLCLLTYVGRGYTPDFVANYDRIAARLAQGEDIVLVDGPDDICAPLLNGPSPHCHGDSVRARDRRAAADTGHLLGQRLDTGTRITLDAARLAALRQGFADGRLRAACAGCAWTDLCNVVSAKGYAQTRVHLAPAGPHPR from the coding sequence ATGACCCTGCGCCTGCGGGCCCACCATCTGCTGTGCCTCCTGACCTATGTGGGGCGCGGCTATACCCCGGATTTCGTGGCGAATTACGACCGGATCGCCGCACGGCTGGCCCAGGGCGAGGATATCGTTCTGGTCGACGGCCCCGACGACATCTGCGCGCCCCTTCTGAACGGCCCCTCCCCCCATTGCCACGGCGACAGTGTGCGCGCACGGGACCGGCGTGCGGCGGCGGATACGGGGCATCTTCTGGGGCAGCGTCTGGACACGGGCACCCGGATCACGCTTGATGCGGCGCGGCTTGCGGCCCTGCGGCAGGGTTTTGCCGATGGCCGTCTGCGGGCGGCCTGCGCGGGATGCGCCTGGACCGACCTGTGCAACGTCGTGTCCGCCAAGGGATATGCGCAGACGCGGGTCCATCTTGCGCCCGCCGGACCGCATCCCAGATAA